The following proteins are encoded in a genomic region of Candidatus Zixiibacteriota bacterium:
- a CDS encoding DNA-directed RNA polymerase subunit beta' — translation IKDQQKVASGDIVFEWDPYTGTIVAERGGKIKFKDIIRDITVREEIDDQTGLRQLKIIEQRDKTMFPTIQIVGAGGRAVASYRIPTEAQLQVQDGQDVQPGDHLVKMPRMIARSRDITGGLPRVAELFEARRPHDPAVITEVDGTVEFGKIVRGQQQIIVKDESGDAREYLVPHGKHMMVHDGDQVRAGDRLCEGSVDPHDILKILGVYEVQAYLVNEIQEVYRLQGVKINDKHIEIIVRQMLQKVLIDHPGDTNFLEGEKVDKVKFLEENARIIAEGGEPATAEPLLLGITRASLSTESFISAASFQETTKVLTEAAVAGKVDHLLGLKENVIIGHLIPAGTGIERYRGVAIQYEDEEEIEIVPAAGEAKESVADIFKENA, via the coding sequence ATCAAAGATCAGCAGAAGGTCGCGTCCGGCGATATCGTCTTTGAGTGGGATCCTTACACCGGGACGATCGTAGCCGAGCGCGGCGGCAAGATCAAATTCAAGGATATCATCAGGGATATCACAGTACGCGAGGAGATCGACGATCAAACCGGCCTCCGCCAGTTGAAGATCATCGAACAGCGCGACAAGACCATGTTCCCGACCATCCAGATTGTCGGGGCGGGCGGTCGCGCCGTGGCCAGCTACCGTATCCCGACCGAGGCCCAGTTGCAGGTCCAGGACGGACAGGATGTCCAGCCGGGCGATCACCTGGTCAAAATGCCGCGTATGATTGCGCGCTCGCGTGATATCACCGGCGGTCTGCCGCGCGTCGCCGAGCTGTTCGAGGCCCGTCGCCCGCACGACCCGGCAGTCATCACAGAGGTTGACGGGACGGTCGAATTCGGGAAGATCGTCCGTGGCCAGCAGCAGATTATCGTCAAGGATGAATCCGGCGATGCCCGTGAGTATCTTGTTCCCCACGGCAAGCATATGATGGTCCACGACGGGGACCAGGTCCGCGCCGGTGACCGCCTGTGCGAAGGCTCGGTGGACCCGCACGACATCCTCAAGATTCTGGGCGTGTACGAAGTGCAGGCGTATCTCGTCAACGAGATTCAGGAAGTCTATCGTCTGCAGGGCGTGAAGATCAATGACAAGCACATTGAGATCATCGTCCGCCAGATGCTCCAGAAGGTCCTGATCGACCACCCTGGGGACACCAACTTTCTTGAGGGTGAAAAGGTCGACAAAGTGAAGTTTCTCGAAGAAAACGCGCGCATCATCGCCGAGGGCGGCGAGCCGGCTACCGCCGAGCCGTTGCTGCTGGGTATCACGCGCGCGTCGCTCTCGACCGAGAGCTTCATTTCCGCGGCGTCATTCCAGGAGACCACCAAGGTCCTGACCGAAGCCGCCGTAGCCGGAAAAGTAGACCATCTCCTCGGACTGAAGGAAAACGTTATCATCGGGCATTTGATTCCGGCGGGCACAGGTATCGAGAGGTACCGCGGTGTCGCCATCCAGTACGAGGACGAGGAGGAAATTGAAATTGTGCCGGCCGCGGGCGAGGCTAAGGAATCGGTGGCCGACATTTTCAAGGAAAATGCGTGA